Proteins from one Nicotiana tabacum cultivar K326 chromosome 23, ASM71507v2, whole genome shotgun sequence genomic window:
- the LOC107792268 gene encoding putative zinc finger CCHC domain-containing protein At4g19190, with the protein MEEEGGGFRLSKRFSDKGGEVDYKTKAGTAWSHNFLNQKPWHPLSYPNQRRKWIAEQTHAQREQRANEIAREYAQEQEYFRQTALVSKKEKEKMEMMKAVSFMYVRPPGYNPESAKAAEIADEAQKQGHVGTSQETSAAGASISGRPEVPPVQEKKKPRPKDVFGRLLPTEEEFEVLKNAPRLETGVAGRAKPFGIEIRNVKCVRCGAFGHQSGDRECPLKDAIMPNEESRIKRDDPLTAILAQTDASEPLKWELKQKPGLSPPRGGFNLDDPNQQIVAEDIFDEYGGFLTGDNVPDLLASLSSKPKKKKKSSKSENRKRSSPARPDLRDHEEITSSSNDDDRGRTPKKKKHKKKSRKRSVSSEDSDRHRKWSSNRQRHSLSTSGKHSESSSEDDDNDRHRKRSNRQHRQRHSLSTSGKHSESSSEDDDNDRHRKRSNRQHRQRHSLSTSRKHSESSSEDDDNDRHRKRSNRQHKKKNHNESSRGKHSESSSEDDNNNRHRKRNNRHRHSRSSSPVPEDKEHRKKQYSESSRGKHSESSSEDDDNDRHRKRSNRHRRSRSSSPEPEDKERRKKNRHYRHHHSRHNHSDYS; encoded by the exons ATGGAGGAAGAGGGAGGTGGATTCAGGCTGAGCAAGAGATTCTCTGATAAAGGAGGTGAAGTAGACTACAAAACTAAAGCTGGCACTGCTTGGTCTCACAATTTCCTTAACCAGAAGCCATGGCACCCTCTCTCTTACCCAAACCAACGTCGCAAGTGGATTGCCGAACAGACTCATGCCCAGAGAGAGCAACGTGCTAACGAAATTGCCCGCGAG TATGCTCAAGAACAGGAGTATTTTCGTCAGACTGCTCTTGTCTccaagaaagagaaagagaag ATGGAGATGATGAAAGCTGTTAGCTTTATGTATGTGCGACCGCCTGGTTACAATCCGGAAAGTGCAAAAGCTGCAGAGATTGCTGACGAAGCACAAAAACAGGGGCATGTTGGCACTTCTCAAGAAACATCTGCAGCAGGGGCCTCCATTTCTGG GAGACCTGAAGTGCCACCTGTTCAGGAGAAAAAGAAACCAAGGCCAAAGGATGTTTTTGGCCGTCTTTTGCCAACAGAAGAAGAATTTGAAGTGCTTAAAAATGCTCCAAG GTTGGAAACAGGTGTTGCTGGAAGGGCCAAACCATTTGGAATTGAGATACGTAATGTCAAATGCGTCAGATGTGGAGCCTTTGGCCATCAGAGTGGCGATCGTGAATGTCCATTGAAAGATGCTATTATGCCAAATGAAGAGAGTCGAATAAAAAGAGATGATCCTTTAACTGCTATCCTGGCTCAGACAGATGCTTCTGAG CCTTTGAAGTGGGAGCTCAAGCAGAAGCCTGGACTCAGTCCTCCACGTGGTGGGTTCAATCTTGATGATCCTAACCAACAAATAGTTGCTGAGGACATATTTGATGAGTACGGAG GATTTCTTACTGGGGATAATGTACCTGATTTGCTGGCCAGCTTATCAAGCAaaccaaagaagaaaaagaagtccAGTAAAAGCGAGAACAGAAAGCGGTCTTCACCAGCTAGACCAGATTTACGTGATCACGAAGAAATTACTTCATCTTCGAATGATGATGATAGAGGAAGAACACCAAAGAAGAAAAAGCATAAGAAGAAGTCTCGAAAGCGTTCTGTGTCTTCAGAGGACTCTGATAGGCATCGGAAATGGAGTAGTAACAGACAGAGACATTCACTGTCAACTAGCGGAAAGCATTCAGAGTCAAGTTCAGAGGACGACGATAATGACAGGCATCGGAAAAGGAGTAACAGACAACACAGACAGAGACATTCACTGTCAACTAGCGGAAAGCATTCAGAGTCAAGTTCAGAGGACGACGATAATGACAGGCATCGGAAAAGGAGTAACAGACAACACAGACAGAGACATTCACTGTCAACTAGCAGAAAGCATTCAGAGTCAAGTTCAGAGGACGACGATAATGACAGGCATCGGAAAAGGAGTAACAGACAACACAAGAAGAAGAATCATAATGAGTCAAGTAGGGGAAAGCATTCTGAGTCAAGTTCAGAGGACGATAATAATAACAGGCATCGGAAAAGGAATAACAGACACAGACATTCACGGTCAAGTTCACCTGTGCCTGAAGATAAGGAACACAGGAAGAAACAGTATTCTGAGTCAAGTAGGGGAAAGCATTCTGAGTCAAGTTCAGAGGACGATGATAATGACCGGCATCGGAAAAGGAGTAACAGACACAGACGTTCACGGTCAAGTTCACCCGAGCCTGAAGATAAGGAACGCAGGAAGAAGAATCGTCACTACCGTCATCATCACAGTCGGCACAATCATTCTGATTATTCATGA
- the LOC142177567 gene encoding uncharacterized protein LOC142177567, whose protein sequence is MSQRSKDKDPAWRYGDRVNEKNTNIVCKFCNKITTGGIYRFKFHLIGGDRNVTSCPKCPPEVRDEIKNFVEKKKEQKNQMSHQPLVTNLDDDGDDDIEELSLPTKRGRDAISSSHGSTGTSRTKGPIDCYFPKKPEGKSGGKDVQKIAKDILRDRAVRAFARWVYDAGLPFNCVNYTDTFGDFIEAVGQYGPGMKPPTYHEIRGPYLNKEVEETNKIVEEHKVAWNKYGCSIMMDKWTARTGKMIINVLVNSPKGSLFLESIDASDSSTDHIKMFTLFQNTIEKIGPSKVVQVVTDNASENVKAGGMVEGAYKNVYWTPCAAHCINLIFGDIFKEKPFSTVFGQGVRVHSYISQRPLLLNMMRRFTGQKNLVKPGKTRFATAFLTLHSIHLQKSNLRKLFTSEEWSKSKFAKESAGKDVARIILSYSFWNNVLHALKIGGPLVKVLRFVDGEQKPPMGYLYEAMDRAKEAIQASFTDEQKYAKVFQIIDARWSEQLHRPLHAAGLILNPSLFYDQHENNSLAREVWTGFHEVVIKLTPDEDMQEKIVDQLAIYKAAEGLFKLRLAIKQRKTKSPVEWWDQYGVETPNLQTFAIRVLSLTCSSSGCERNWSVFEHIHTKKRNRLTLKRLHNLVFIKYNRALRRRYNHRNLIDPILLDNIDEANEWLTGVPENCEDEEVFEGDSNFTWGDVAVASGVGENPYGLRGNTSSSSSIRKGKSVATTSRSLSLIDEDESDHEEEEEGEEEDDEQYEDNRGIQDFDNLEEEQEE, encoded by the exons ATGTCTCAAAGATCGAAAGATAAAGACCCGGCTTGGCGATATGGCGATAGAGTTAATGAGAAGAATACAAATATTGTATGCAAGTTTTGTAACAAGATTACAACGGGTGGAATTTATCGCTTTAAATTCCATCTTATTGGTGGCGATAGAAACGTCACAAGTTGTCCGAAATGTCCACCGGAGGTGAGGGATGAAATAAAGAATTTTgttgagaagaagaaggagcaaaAAAATCAAATGAGTCATCAACCATTGGTGACCAATcttgatgatgatggtgatgatgatatTGAAGAATTGTCACTTCCAACAAAACGGGGAAGAGATGCAATCTCTTCAAGCCATGGATCGACGGGTACGAGTAGGACTAAAGGTCCTATAGATTGCTATTTCCCAAAGAAGCCGGAAGGAAAGAGCGGTGGAAAAGATGTACAAAAAATTGCTAAGGACATTTTGAGGGATCGTGCAGTTAGAGCTTTTGCACGATGGGTCTATGATGCTGGGCTCCCCTTCAATTGTGTCAACTATACTGACACTTTTGGAGACTTTATTGAGGCCGTTGGTCAATACGGACCTGGAATGAAGCCTCCCACTTATCATGAAATCAGAGGTCCTTATCTAAATAAGGAAGTGGAGGAGACTAATAAAATTGTGGAGGAACATAAAGTTGCGTGGAACAAGTATGGCTGCTCCATTATGATGGATAAGTGGACGGCAAGAACTGGGAAAATGATTATTAACGTGTTGGTGAATTCTCCCAAGGGAAGTTTGTTTCTTGAGTCCATTGATGCTAGCGACTCATCCACTGACCACATCAAAATGTTCACCTTGTTTCAGAACACCATTGAAAAGATTGGCCCAAGCAAAGTTGTTCAAGTGGTCACTGATAATGCGAGTGAAAATGTGAAAGCGGGTGGCATGGTGGAAGGAGCGTACAAGAATGTCTATTGGACTCCATGTGCGGCTCATTGTATCAACTTAATCTTCGGGgacattttcaaggaaaaaccctTCTCTACAGTTTTTGGCCAGGGCGTTAGGGTACATTCTTATATTTCTCAGCGGCCCTTGTTATTGAATATGATGAGAAGATTCACCGGAcaaaaaaatttggtgaaaccgGGCAAGACAAGGTTCGCCACTGCTTTCTTGACTTTACATAGTATCCACTTGCAAAAATCCAATTTGAGAAAGTTGTTCACTTCAGAGGAATGGAGCAAGAGTAAATTTGCAAAGGAAAGTGCAGGGAAAGATGTTGCACGCAttattctttcttattctttttggAATAATGTCCTTCATGCTCTTAAAATTGGTGGCCCTTTGGTTAAAGTACTCCGTTTCGTGGATGGGGAGCAAAAACCACCAATGGGCTACCTCTATGAAGCTATGGATAGGGCCAAGGAGGCTATTCAAGCATCATTCACTGATGAGCAGAAATATGCAAAGGTCTTTCAGATCATTGATGCAAGATGGAGTGAGCAACTTCATAGACCTTTGCATGCAGCTGGACTTATTCTGAACCCGTCACTCTTTTATGATCAGCATGAGAATAATTCATTGGCTAGAGAAGTGTGGACAGGATTCCATGAGGTTGTTATCAAGTTGACCCCAGATGAAGACATGCAAGAAAAGATAGTAGATCAGCTTGCTATTTACAAGGCAGCTGAGGGACTTTTTAAGCTCCGACTTGCTATTAAACAAAGAAAGACGAAATCGCCAG TTGAGTGGTGGGACCAATATGGTGTAGAGACTCCGAATTTACAGACTTTCGCCATCAGAGTTCTAAGTTTAACTTGTAGCTCATCCGGATGTGAAAGGAACTGGAGCGTTTTTGAACAC ATTCATACAAAGAAGAGGAATCGACTAACCTTGAAGCGCCTCCATAATCTAGTGTTCATAAAATACAATAGAGCATTGAGGCGTCGCTACAACCACCGCAATCTAATTGATCCAATTCTTTTGGACAATATTGATGAGGCTAATGAGTGGCTAACCGGAGTCCCCGAAAATTGTGAAGATGAAGAAGTATTTGAAGGCGATTCTAATTTCACTTGGGGTGATGTTGCGGTTGCTAGTGGAGTTGGGGAGAATCCTTATGGTTTAAGGGGGAATACTTCAAGTTCAAGCTCGATTAGGAAGGGAAAAAGTGTGGCTACCACAAGTCGATCCCTATCCCTAATTGATGAAGATGAAAGTGATCATGAAGAGGAAGAGGAGGGGGAGGAGGAAGATGACGAGCAATATGAAGATAATAGAGGAATTCAAGATTTTGAcaatcttgaagaagaacaagaagagtaG
- the LOC107770935 gene encoding protein TRI1, with protein sequence MASSTRIFGNCCRALSAASKTSAATVTKSRGRPKGILKPQPVSPALGKFLGTAEASRTDAVKKVWEYIKTHNLQNPANKREIHCDDKLKTIFDGKDKVGFLEIARLLTQHFQKAT encoded by the exons atGGCATCATCAACTCGGATCTTCGGAAACTGCTGTCGAGCTCTTAGTGCTGCTTCTAAGACTTCCGCAGCCACGGTGACCAAAAGCAGAGGTCGGCCCAAAGGAATACTGAAACCGCAACCAGTTTCCCCTGCTCTCGGAAAGTTCCTAGGTACTGCTGAAGCCTCCCGCACTGATGCTGTCAAAAAAGTTTGGGAATACATCAAAACTCATAATCTTCAG AATCCTGCAAACAAGCGAGAGATACATTGTGACGATAAGTTGAAGACGATATTTGATGGCAAGGACAAAGTTGGTTTTCTAGAGATTGCGAGGCTATTAACCCAGCATTTTCAGAAGGCTACTTAA